Proteins co-encoded in one Brassica rapa cultivar Chiifu-401-42 chromosome A02, CAAS_Brap_v3.01, whole genome shotgun sequence genomic window:
- the LOC117125746 gene encoding uncharacterized protein LOC117125746 codes for MAPPTTLAVPTTFDDLEGDFCNKEVFVRLIHCWEARNFKKANILMGVELLLIDSKSTTIHGFISTHFLPRFKEDLKPNTIYKLNGFSIRLSKSVYRVSPHKHGISFNNKTTFTPVHEVDYQIDSQHFRIRDLQAFTDIVDKHTDLLDIIGFLRVINGDNLDTQTPMATAPAPAGERSKDMVFLHVQLEVV; via the exons ATGGCTCCTCCCACAACCCTCGCTGTCCCAACAACGTTTGACGACCTCGAAGGAGATTTCTGTAACAAGGAAGTTTTTGTCAGGCTGATTCATTGCTGGGAAGCCCGAAACTTCAAAAAGGCGAACATACTCATGGGAGTTGAGTTGCTcctcatagactcaaag TCAACAACCATTCACGGGTTTATCTCCACACACTTCCTTCCCCGCTTCAAAGAGGACCTGAAACCCAACACAATTTACAAGCTCAACGGGTTCAGCATCAGACTTTCCAAATCAGTTTACAGAGTCTCACCACATAAGCACGGGATCAGCTTCAACAACAAGACAACCTTCACTCCTGTTCATGAAGTGGACTACCAGATTGATTCTCAGCACTTTCGTATACGAGATCTCCAAGCGTTCACCGACATTGTCGATAAACACACAGATCTTCTCG ATATCATTGGCTTTTTGCGAGTCATCAATGGGGACAACTTAGACACTCAGACACCCATGGCTACTGCCCCAGCACCTGCTGGTGAAAGATCAAAGGATATGGTCTTCTTGCATGTGCAACTTGAAGTAGTTTGA
- the LOC117132000 gene encoding uncharacterized protein LOC117132000, producing the protein MYAQSNQIQWLRNGGVFLGGHRGVIVVDGTFLKGKFNGTLLAACAQDGNYHLYPLAFAVVDAENGASWKWFFRGLSQKIPDASDLVFVSDRANSISSALEDVYPLSHHGICRIHLLRNITPTYAKTGLLPLVESAADAYTCHEFWLIFKDIKDKCPELAKYLEESDFRKWARSYAPANRYNIMTTNIAESLNSMLKMPRELPIISLLETIRLTMTTWFFKRREAAAVGTEIRTVDFRLNKETRKTLISQRSRISVNTTR; encoded by the exons ATGTACGCTCAATCGAATCAGATCCAGTGGCTCCGTAACGGTGGCGTCTTCCTCGGCGGACATAGAGG AGTTATTGTAGTAGATGGTACATTTCTGAAGGGAAAATTCAATGGGACTTTATTGGCAGCTTGTGCTCAAGATGGGAATTATCATCTATATCCTCTCGCCTTTGCAGTGGTTGACGCAGAAAACGGCGCCTCTTGGAAATGGTTCTTTAGAGGTTTGAGCCAGAAGATCCCGGACGCTTCGGATCTTGTTTTTGTATCAGACAGGGCTAACTCCATTTCTTCAGCGTTAGAGGATGTATATCCCTTATCTCACCATGGAATTTGCAGGATCCATCTGCTCCGCAACATCACTCCTACATATGCGAAGACTGGGTTGCTACCTCTGGTGGAAAGCGCTGCTGATGCCTATACGTGTCACGAGTTCTGGTTAATCTTCAAGGACATAAAGGATAAATGTCCTGAATTGGCTAAGTATCTGGAAGAGTCTGATTTTAGGAAGTGGGCACGAAGCTATGCGCCTGCGAACAGGTATAATATCATGACTACCAACATTGCAGAGTCTCTCAATTCTATGTTGAAGATGCCTCGTGAGTTGCCCATTATCTCTCTCCTTGAAACTATCAGATTGACGATGACCACTTGGTTTTTTAAGCGACGCGAAGCGGCtgctgtgggaaccgaaattcgcactgtcgatttccgtttaaataaggaaactaggaaaaccctaatttcccagag
- the LOC103853719 gene encoding transcription factor GTE12: protein MVGITKLRIKFGPEGSVKAFQTFNNCTNAKSTENKPIGKEEEEDVQSRKRGPEELEEVQAHKKQKLNRVLSSQCLNLLKSLRGHEFGWLFGEPVDPVKLNIPDYFSVISKPMDLGTISSKLLKNVYSSADEFAADVRLTFDNALRYNPPENFVHDVAKELLEIFEARWESLRKKKVSDLHGEKVTEGSRRQPVEVGWVRQSSPETSASSGRFSAELPKRAKEMSQKVPPLLKSVTKLSKKDTPVVTQTTLATKLRIKKFEQGLGSTVENPSKGSTPTSSCRCSSCGRITCICLKSCNSSGSEVSTLTDNLVKDNSCSQASESDPHSNGSISSKNDCVSSQLDTPLDNELKKPLPPMPPLPPEKAIRAAILKCQFAETILKAKHRKVLDKSNKSDLIRIQIEKEQMEKTQREEKARIEAEIAAAKLATRMRAEAELKEKRERERLKLEKMVKEVDLEENNASKFNENMINLCGSCDPTRTWLPELGLFLRNDDDDSDEDDSEVFDAMRIDDLEEGEIL, encoded by the exons CTTTCCAAACGTTTAACAACTGCACTAACGCTAAGAGCACTGAGAATAAACCCATcggtaaagaagaagaagaagatgttcaGTCAAGGAAGCGTGGACCTGAGGAGCTAGAGGAGGTTCAGGCTCACAAGAAGCAGAAGCTGAACCGTGTTTTGTCTAGTCAGTGTCTTAACCTCTTGAAATCTTTGAGAGGCCACGAGTTTGGGTGGCTGTTTGGCGAGCCTGTGGATCCTGTTAAGCTCAACATTCCTGATTACTTCTCTGTGATATCGAAGCCCATGGATCTTGGCACTATCAGTTCCAAGCTTTTGAAGAATGTTTACAGCAGTGCGGATGAGTTTGCGGCCGATGTCAGGTTGACTTTTGACAATGCGTTGAGGTATAATCCTCCGGAGAATTTTGTTCATGATGTGGCGAAGGAGCTTCTGGAGATTTTTGAGGCGAGATGGGAATCGCTTAGGAAGAAAAAGGTTTCGGATTTACACGGGGAGAAAGTTACAGAAGGTTCTAGAAGGCAGCCGGTTGAAGTGGGTTGGGTTAGACAGAGCAGCCCTGAAACGTCAGCATCCTCTGGGAGGTTCTCTGCGGAATTGCCAAAACGGGCGAAAGAGATGTCTCAAAAGGTTCCTCCTTTGTTAAAATCTGTGACAAAGCTGAGCAAAAAGGATACTCCTGTTGTCACACAGACGACTTTAGCAACCAAG TTGAGGATTAAGAAATTCGAGCAGGGTCTTGGTTCGACTGTGGAAAACCCAAGCAAAG GTTCAACCCCAACTTCATCCTGCAGATGTAGTTCATGTGGTAGGATAACTTGCATATGCCTCAAGTCCTGTAACTCATCTGGAAGTGAAGTTTCTACACTGACG GATAATCTGGTAAAGGACAATTCATGTTCACAGGCGAGCGAGTCAGATCCTCATTCCAATG gGTCTATAAGCTCAAAGAATGATTGTGTCAGTTCTCAGCTTGATACACCTTTGGATAATG AGTTGAAAAAGCCATTACCTCCTATGCCTCCGTTGCCACCTGAGAAGGCTATTCGTGCTGCAATACTCAAGTGTCAGTTTGCAGAGACCATCCTGAAAGCTAAACACAGAAAAGTCCTTGACAAG AGTAACAAATCTGATCTAATTAGAATACAGATAGAAAAGGAACAGATGGAGAAAACTCAACGTGAAG AGAAAGCTAGAATTGAAGCAGAGATAGCAGCCGCTAAGCTTGCTACAAGAATGAGAGCAGAAGCCGAGTTGAAAGAGAAACGTGAGAGAGAACGGCTTAAGCTAGAAAAG ATGGTCAAAGAAGTTGACTTAGAAGAGAATAACGCCTCGAAGTTTAACGAGAATATGATTAATCTCTGTGGTAGCTGTGATCCGACAAGAACTTGGTTACCTGAGTTGGGTCTGTTTTTAAGaaacgatgatgatgattcgGATGAGGACGACTCGGAGGTTTTTGATGCTATGAGAATCGACGATCTTGAGGAGGGAGAGATCTTGTAA